A stretch of DNA from Triticum dicoccoides isolate Atlit2015 ecotype Zavitan chromosome 2A, WEW_v2.0, whole genome shotgun sequence:
CCCCatctcttaataataaaaatgccTTCTCTTAATATTAAAAAATGCCATTTCTTAAAATTAAAAATGTCATCTCTTAAAATAAAAATGCAATTTCTTATTATAAAAAATCTCATTTCTTAAATAAATAAACATGCCATCTCTCGAAATAAAAAATGCCACCCTCTTTATAAAAAATGAcatcctcttttttttttgagggacccCTATGGCACAACAACTGTTTTTCCCTAGAAAGTCAAGAGCGatcctcaaaaaaaagaaaaagaaagaaacgcAAGAGCGGAAAAAGGGGCATTGTCTGGGCTAAACGGGCCACGCAGGAAGTGTTGTAGTCGGAGTCTCGGAGTGGGCCGCCTCCGGCACCGACTAGGCAGCAGAAAGAAAAATAAAGAGCAGGGCAGAAACCCCCACCGCTCGCCCGTTCCGATCCCCTCTCCTCTCGTCCCCCGACTCCGCGCCGCCGGCGAGGGTTTGCCTCGCGCCGCCCGCCCCCACGGCCGCCGCCGCTCCTCCTCTCCCCGAGCCGCGCCCGCCCTCGGCCACGGGCGGGCGAGAGCCGAGCCCCCTGCCGCCGCCAGATCCGTCGTCCTCGAGCTCAGGTAAGAAGGCCCCGTCCAACCCCCGCCCCTCGAATACTCCGTCACAATTCGGTAGTGGGATTTGTAGTGTGTTGATTGATTTCTGTACCGTTGTCCCGCGGCGCCGTCGCGGTCTGCAGGGACGTGCCCCGGCGCGCAACCCGCGGGGACGCCGGAGATGAGCTACAGCGGGAGCGGCGGAGGGAAGCGCCTCCGCACGTCGCCGAGCGAGGCGGACGGTAGCCCCAGGCGCCGTCGTGGGTCGCCGTCGGTCtactccccttcgccgtcgccctaCCGGTCGCCCTCGCCGCTGCCGTCCCCGTCGACCTACCGGTCGCTCTCGCACTCGCCGTCGCCCTGCCGGTCGTGGTCGCAGAGGCCGCCCAGCGACGACGATGCCGACGATCTGAGCCGCAGCCGCGGGTCGGACGACCTCGACCGGCACGGGCGGAGGCCTGCCTGGAGGCCACACGCGAACAAGGAGCTGGGTGAGCACGGGCGCACCGGCGAGTTCAGCGTCCGGATCGATGACTACGACCGCCTCTTCACCTGCAAGGCCTGCCGCCGCATGCTCTCGCCGCCGGTCTACCAGGTGACTTTCGGTTGCAGCTGTAGCACAGTTTTATTTATCATTGCGGTCATAATCAACTCAGCCTTGTTCTGATACATGGTGTGCGTGCAGTGCCCCTTCGCCCACGTCACCTGCTCGAGGTGCCACGAAGAAGTCGGGGACAACCGATGCAGCTGCTGTGGCAGCGGCAATGGCTATGGGCGCAACCGCGTCGTCGAGGAGTTCCTAGGCCGCATCCGCTTCTCCTGCCGCAACAAAGTGCATGCCTGTGAGGCCTTCCTTCCGCACCACGAGATGCGCGAGCATGAGCAGACCTGCCGCCACGAGCCTATCTTCTGCCCTGTCCCCCAATGCGGCTTCGCCAGCCGGGCTGTCGCACTCACGTCCCACCTCACCCTCCGCCACCACTGGGACACAATCAGGTTTCACTATGATGAGAACTTCCGGGCCTCTGCCTTCACGTCGACCATCTTCCAGAGCCGCGACGACGGCGAGCTGTTCTTCCTCGACAGCTTCAGCGAGGGCCGTGGCATTGCTCTGTCCATGATCTGCATCCGCCCTGA
This window harbors:
- the LOC119357156 gene encoding E3 ubiquitin-protein ligase SINA-like 2; protein product: MSYSGSGGGKRLRTSPSEADGSPRRRRGSPSVYSPSPSPYRSPSPLPSPSTYRSLSHSPSPCRSWSQRPPSDDDADDLSRSRGSDDLDRHGRRPAWRPHANKELGEHGRTGEFSVRIDDYDRLFTCKACRRMLSPPVYQCPFAHVTCSRCHEEVGDNRCSCCGSGNGYGRNRVVEEFLGRIRFSCRNKVHACEAFLPHHEMREHEQTCRHEPIFCPVPQCGFASRAVALTSHLTLRHHWDTIRFHYDENFRASAFTSTIFQSRDDGELFFLDSFSEGRGIALSMICIRPENAREQEFVYELKTPVGNGGRRPWLQMQSTARNTSLRHGLGEKEKVFLLVPKDLPGTEDGNVEVCIRKFGHQRDSV